From Paracoccus suum, the proteins below share one genomic window:
- a CDS encoding ParB/Srx family N-terminal domain-containing protein: MTLSFASDAIETWPLSRLQPYAKNAKAHGPDQVAKIAASMAEFGWTVPCLVAEDGELIAGHGRVLAATQLGLTEAPVIVLGHLTEAQRRAYRIADNKLTELGTWDEALLSAELNDLLAEEFDLSLVGFSDGELDKLLAYVADDGQEGGVRGSVPPVTIPELPRNPASQTGDLWMLGDNRLPCGDSTSVADVRRLMNGERAILFATDPPYLLDYDGSNHPTRNNDWSPSYGTTWDDSSQGAELYDGFIAAAVAEAIAENAAWYCWHASRLQATLETC; encoded by the coding sequence ATGACGCTGAGCTTCGCCTCGGACGCGATCGAGACGTGGCCGCTGTCGCGCCTCCAGCCCTACGCGAAGAACGCGAAGGCGCACGGGCCAGACCAGGTCGCCAAGATCGCCGCCAGCATGGCCGAGTTCGGCTGGACCGTGCCATGCCTCGTCGCCGAGGACGGCGAACTGATCGCCGGCCACGGGCGCGTGCTGGCGGCAACCCAGCTGGGGCTGACCGAGGCGCCGGTGATCGTGCTGGGCCACCTGACCGAGGCGCAGCGCCGGGCCTACCGGATCGCGGACAACAAGCTTACCGAACTCGGCACTTGGGACGAGGCGCTGCTGTCGGCTGAACTGAACGATCTGCTGGCCGAGGAGTTCGACCTGTCACTCGTCGGCTTCTCCGACGGCGAATTGGACAAGCTGCTGGCCTACGTCGCGGACGACGGGCAAGAAGGTGGCGTCAGGGGGTCAGTGCCGCCGGTGACCATCCCTGAACTGCCGCGCAACCCGGCGTCGCAGACGGGCGATCTCTGGATGCTCGGCGACAACCGCCTGCCGTGCGGTGACAGCACCAGCGTTGCCGATGTGCGTCGCCTGATGAATGGCGAGCGGGCGATCCTATTCGCGACCGACCCACCGTATCTCTTGGACTACGATGGCTCGAACCACCCGACCCGGAACAATGATTGGTCCCCGTCTTATGGCACGACCTGGGACGACAGTTCGCAGGGGGCGGAACTCTACGACGGGTTCATCGCTGCAGCCGTGGCGGAAGCGATCGCCGAGAACGCGGCCTGGTACTGTTGGCACGCGTCCCGTCTCCAGGCGACGCTGGAAACCTGCTAG